One part of the Halopenitus persicus genome encodes these proteins:
- the panB gene encoding 3-methyl-2-oxobutanoate hydroxymethyltransferase, whose translation MTTTRGLRSKAGEEPITMLTAYDAPTASIIEEAGIDIILVGDSMGNAVLGYDSTIPVTMDDVASRTGAVARATEDTLVVADLPFLSFGADEAESIHNAGRLLKEEGADAVKIESGDHTVALTEALVDVGIPVMGHLGLTPQHVNELGYARQGTDREAAESIIELAEAHEAAGAFALVLEHVPANLAATITDRLEIPTIGIGAGPDCDGQVLVITDVLGLNDWSPSFSEQFGDVGAETRRAVAAYRDAVTDGEFPADEHSYVEEDIEGIADGDDEDRLDE comes from the coding sequence ATGACCACGACGCGGGGCCTCCGGAGCAAGGCCGGCGAGGAGCCGATCACGATGTTGACGGCCTACGACGCGCCGACGGCGTCGATCATCGAGGAGGCGGGCATCGATATCATCCTCGTGGGCGACAGCATGGGCAACGCCGTGCTCGGGTACGACTCGACGATCCCGGTCACGATGGACGACGTCGCCAGCCGGACCGGCGCGGTCGCGCGCGCGACCGAGGACACCCTGGTCGTCGCCGACCTCCCGTTCCTCTCGTTCGGTGCCGACGAGGCGGAGTCGATCCACAACGCCGGACGGCTTTTAAAGGAGGAGGGCGCCGACGCCGTGAAGATCGAGAGCGGCGACCACACGGTCGCGCTGACCGAGGCGCTCGTCGACGTCGGCATCCCGGTGATGGGCCACCTCGGCTTGACGCCCCAACACGTCAACGAACTCGGCTACGCCCGGCAGGGAACCGACCGGGAGGCCGCCGAGTCGATCATCGAGCTGGCCGAGGCCCACGAGGCGGCCGGCGCGTTCGCGCTCGTTCTCGAACACGTTCCGGCCAACCTCGCCGCGACGATCACCGACCGCCTCGAGATCCCGACGATCGGGATCGGTGCCGGGCCCGACTGCGACGGGCAGGTGCTCGTGATCACTGACGTGCTCGGGCTGAACGACTGGTCGCCGTCCTTCTCCGAGCAGTTCGGCGACGTCGGCGCGGAGACCCGCCGGGCCGTGGCGGCGTACCGTGATGCGGTGACCGACGGGGAGTTCCCGGCCGACGAACACAGCTACGTCGAGGAGGATATCGAGGGGATCGCCGACGGCGACGACGAGGATCGCCTCGACGAGTGA
- a CDS encoding AAA domain-containing protein, producing MNLRGPIVDVGEVRSASTQYGERDCCSIGIRPEDGAADPVSVTLWGDWTHTAEHAEIGMELLVTDAEAGEYRGETTYSTTGDSAVVLEPDFLVDVTGLRSWVQCPRMYYLNKLSGIPLNYPVVKGTIVHEVFGDLLRGVDLEASIADRVAEAGLELGILGYDAADVIDEVRRNAAAIDGWLAQGTLTDGDDWRSEYTLISPTYGLKGRADAIRRGMPVELKTGKNTNREPRFQDKIQAACYGLLLAEHDQQPDTGTLLYTKNTALDRTEATGDLSPAKEFSIGDGLLDFVVRTRNELAAMEWHALNGTGDQPGIPTGYEADATCQYCFEQDTCMVVSGRLNQESKAGQIGAPLPAEERDYVDRFYRAIEAERRETHAEYRKLWEQSPAERADDDRALIDLEPVSETEIEGGQWRLEARKPGAAVSKLREGDVALASDGDPIAGDAELGRIRSLGETVVVETDEPVPLRRLDVYPSEISVDRMLTAVHDAILKGDDRRKDVLFDRREPAFSGPEREWIANNDAQNDAVNLATTAADLALIHGPPGTGKTYTIARAIEALVADGNRVLLAAFTNRAVDNALAALRDGTGAGGEAGGPDGESGLAVPDEDVVRVGTETGVRGDMQDVRLRQRGNPTDRARELESAPVVAATTAACGSRELREQSFDVALVDEASQLTEPSTLAAISLANRFVLVGDHEQLPPVVRAENDLRRSLFERLVETYPEASVMLDRQYRMSQRIQAFASREFYDGALRPATGAVAAQSVADLVADLGDLPPELRRDVTLIDPDGTRDGNRNVREAERVAEIVDAYVAAGVDPDDIGVIAPFRAQVAEIGRRTDVTVDTVDRFQGSSKPVIVVSLVASGELDGPIFEDHRRINVALTRAKQALVLVGDRTALRSDPFYARMVEWADR from the coding sequence GTGAACCTTCGGGGGCCGATCGTCGACGTCGGCGAGGTCAGATCGGCGTCGACGCAGTACGGCGAACGCGACTGCTGTTCGATCGGGATCCGCCCCGAGGACGGCGCGGCGGACCCGGTTTCGGTCACGCTGTGGGGCGACTGGACGCACACGGCCGAGCACGCCGAGATCGGGATGGAACTGCTCGTGACGGATGCCGAGGCGGGCGAGTACCGCGGGGAGACGACCTACTCGACGACCGGCGACTCGGCCGTCGTGCTCGAGCCGGACTTCCTCGTGGACGTGACCGGGCTCCGGTCGTGGGTCCAGTGTCCCCGGATGTACTATTTAAATAAGCTGTCCGGGATCCCGCTGAACTACCCGGTGGTCAAGGGGACGATCGTTCACGAGGTGTTCGGCGATCTGCTCCGCGGGGTCGATCTGGAGGCGTCGATCGCCGACCGCGTCGCCGAGGCCGGCCTCGAGCTCGGGATCCTGGGGTACGACGCCGCGGACGTGATCGACGAGGTCCGGCGCAACGCCGCCGCGATCGACGGTTGGCTGGCACAGGGAACCCTGACCGACGGCGACGACTGGCGCTCGGAGTACACGCTGATATCGCCGACCTACGGGCTGAAGGGGCGAGCCGACGCGATCCGGCGGGGGATGCCGGTCGAGCTGAAGACCGGCAAGAACACGAACCGCGAGCCCCGGTTTCAGGACAAGATCCAGGCCGCCTGTTACGGGCTGCTGCTCGCGGAACACGACCAGCAACCCGATACCGGCACGCTGTTGTACACGAAGAACACCGCCCTGGACCGGACCGAGGCCACCGGGGACCTCTCGCCGGCAAAGGAGTTCTCGATCGGCGACGGGCTGCTCGATTTCGTGGTCCGCACCCGAAACGAGCTCGCCGCCATGGAGTGGCACGCGCTCAACGGCACCGGCGACCAGCCGGGCATCCCGACCGGCTACGAGGCGGACGCGACCTGTCAGTACTGTTTCGAGCAGGACACCTGTATGGTCGTCTCCGGCCGGCTGAACCAGGAGTCGAAGGCCGGGCAGATCGGCGCGCCGCTGCCCGCCGAGGAGCGCGACTACGTGGACCGATTCTACCGCGCGATCGAGGCGGAGCGGCGGGAGACGCACGCGGAGTACCGGAAGCTCTGGGAACAGTCGCCGGCGGAGCGGGCCGACGACGACCGGGCGCTGATCGACCTCGAGCCCGTCTCCGAGACCGAGATCGAGGGCGGCCAGTGGCGGCTCGAGGCTCGCAAGCCCGGTGCCGCGGTCTCGAAGCTCCGGGAGGGCGACGTCGCACTCGCCTCCGACGGGGATCCGATCGCCGGGGACGCCGAGCTCGGGCGGATCCGGTCGCTCGGGGAGACCGTGGTCGTCGAGACCGACGAGCCGGTTCCCCTCCGGCGGCTCGACGTCTACCCCTCGGAGATCTCGGTCGACCGGATGCTCACCGCGGTCCACGACGCGATCCTGAAGGGCGACGACCGCCGCAAGGACGTGCTGTTCGACCGGCGCGAGCCGGCCTTCTCCGGCCCCGAGCGGGAGTGGATCGCCAACAACGACGCGCAAAACGACGCCGTGAACCTGGCGACGACCGCGGCGGATCTCGCGCTGATCCACGGCCCGCCCGGCACCGGAAAGACCTACACCATCGCCCGGGCGATCGAGGCCCTCGTGGCCGACGGCAACCGGGTGCTGCTCGCGGCGTTCACGAACCGCGCGGTCGACAACGCACTGGCGGCGCTGCGGGACGGAACGGGTGCAGGGGGCGAGGCCGGAGGCCCGGACGGCGAGAGCGGGCTCGCGGTTCCCGACGAGGACGTCGTCCGCGTCGGCACCGAGACCGGGGTTCGCGGGGACATGCAGGACGTTCGGCTCCGCCAGCGGGGGAATCCGACCGACCGCGCGCGGGAGCTGGAGTCGGCCCCGGTCGTGGCCGCCACGACCGCCGCCTGCGGCTCCCGCGAGCTGCGCGAGCAGTCCTTCGACGTGGCGCTGGTCGACGAGGCCTCCCAGCTCACCGAGCCGAGCACCCTCGCGGCGATCTCGCTGGCCAACCGGTTCGTCCTCGTCGGCGACCACGAACAGCTCCCGCCGGTGGTCCGGGCCGAGAACGACCTTCGGCGCTCGCTGTTCGAGCGGCTCGTCGAGACGTATCCCGAGGCGAGCGTGATGCTCGACCGCCAGTACCGGATGAGCCAGCGGATCCAGGCGTTCGCCTCTCGGGAGTTCTACGACGGAGCGCTCCGTCCCGCGACCGGCGCGGTCGCCGCCCAGTCGGTGGCCGATCTCGTCGCCGATCTCGGCGATCTTCCGCCGGAGCTCCGGCGGGACGTCACCCTCATCGACCCCGACGGAACCCGGGACGGCAACCGGAACGTTCGCGAGGCCGAGCGCGTCGCGGAGATCGTCGACGCGTACGTCGCCGCGGGGGTCGACCCCGACGACATCGGCGTCATCGCGCCGTTCCGCGCGCAGGTGGCCGAGATCGGACGCCGGACCGACGTGACCGTCGACACCGTCGACCGGTTCCAGGGCTCCAGCAAGCCGGTGATCGTGGTCTCGCTCGTCGCGTCCGGGGAGCTCGACGGGCCGATCTTCGAGGACCATCGCCGCATCAACGTCGCACTCACGCGGGCGAAGCAGGCCCTCGTGCTGGTCGGGGACCGGACGGCGCTCCGGTCTGACCCCTTCTATGCCCGGATGGTCGAGTGGGCCGACCGGTAA